The segment CGTAGAGGCGGCCTGCCAAGCGACAGTACGAACAAAGTCGCGCATCGAGCCGAGCGAGAGTCTATACGGCCATGCGCGATCTCTCTATACACGGCTCTATCCGGCGTTGAAGGAGTTGTTTAAGCCTTAAAGGGTCAGCGCGATCTTGCCAAACACCTCGCCGGCTTCAATCTTCCGATGCGCTTCTTGCGCCTTCTCCAGGGGGAGGGTTTCACTGACGATCGGCTTCAGTCCGCCCTGCCTTGCCGCTTCCAACGCCTCCGCCAAATCTCGCTTCGTCCCGATGAATCCGCCTTTGATCGTGAGTTCGCGCGAGAAGAGGTAGCGCACGTCGGCTTTGGGCTGCGCATCAATCGTGCCGCCGCAGGTAACCAGCCGTCCGCCCTTGCCCAGCAGCTTCAAGCAACCTTCAAAAATGTGCCCGCCGACATGCTCGAACGCGACATCGAACAGTTTGCCGCCGTTCGCCTCCTTCGCCTGTGCGGCCCAATCTTCTGCATAGTGGTCGACCGCCGCGCTCGCCCCCAGTTCGACGCATCGCGCGCGCTTGGTCTCGTTGCCCGCCGTGGCGATCACGCTGGCGCTCTTGTGCCGAGCGATCTGGATCGCCGCGCTGCCCACGCCGCTGCCGCCGCCAATGACCAAAACCGACTCGCCCGGTTCAATCTCGGCCAACGCGACCAGCATATGCCAAGCCGTCTGAGAGACCAGGGGGAACGCCGCGGCCTCTTCCCAACTCCAGCCCTCTGGGATGGAAAGC is part of the Armatimonadota bacterium genome and harbors:
- a CDS encoding zinc-binding dehydrogenase, encoding MLRYETDIPEPVALEDETIVTVKACALNHLDVWIRRGVPAYQTQLPHILGCDIAGIDAEGNKVLVNPIVACGVCRWCLAGRDNLCAKGVVIGAGRPGGYAERVAVPKRNLLSIPEGWSWEEAAAFPLVSQTAWHMLVALAEIEPGESVLVIGGGSGVGSAAIQIARHKSASVIATAGNETKRARCVELGASAAVDHYAEDWAAQAKEANGGKLFDVAFEHVGGHIFEGCLKLLGKGGRLVTCGGTIDAQPKADVRYLFSRELTIKGGFIGTKRDLAEALEAARQGGLKPIVSETLPLEKAQEAHRKIEAGEVFGKIALTL